Proteins found in one Halobaculum sp. MBLA0147 genomic segment:
- a CDS encoding archaellin/type IV pilin N-terminal domain-containing protein, giving the protein MRDTRDRGVSPVIATVLLVAVVVVIGATVGVFVTDLASQSQVENPRAALTVEQVTFTEAAETDPDYKGGCAVGYEVGFEVTLRALDRADRIYVIVRSETGERLKTVWDDPTVADVGETKFLANEDTGNAAGVDVDIGKDGSDDWALCPDESATLEFYGQVGERTWQLTSYEYN; this is encoded by the coding sequence ATGCGCGACACACGCGACCGTGGGGTCTCACCGGTGATCGCGACCGTCTTGTTGGTCGCGGTGGTGGTCGTGATCGGAGCGACCGTCGGCGTGTTCGTGACGGACCTCGCCTCGCAATCGCAGGTCGAGAACCCACGGGCCGCACTCACCGTCGAGCAAGTGACGTTCACCGAGGCCGCGGAGACGGACCCGGACTACAAGGGAGGCTGTGCGGTCGGCTACGAGGTCGGCTTCGAAGTGACGCTGCGCGCCCTCGACCGCGCCGACCGCATCTACGTGATCGTCCGCTCGGAGACGGGTGAACGACTCAAGACCGTCTGGGACGACCCCACCGTCGCGGACGTCGGGGAGACGAAGTTCCTCGCCAACGAGGACACCGGCAACGCAGCCGGTGTCGACGTAGACATCGGGAAAGACGGCTCCGACGACTGGGCGCTGTGCCCCGACGAGTCCGCCACGCTCGAGTTCTACGGCCAGGTGGGCGAACGGACGTGGCAACTCACGAGTTACGAGTACAACTGA
- a CDS encoding type IV pilin, giving the protein MPSPSVDRGVSPVIATVLLVALVVILAATVGGLVLGSLSETPEPPPQTQVTIESERIGNGVPKDDALVFEHVAGETFGRGQITVTVGPDEVYNNSQIGDVGGSGDVVVTLEGLVVQVDAGPFNDLNKPGSGPPGDADGDSANVVNEWGDGIDTGDRLVIQERNAPQAYDVIQAGERVRVVWRSPDGSEFAIAVGTVGED; this is encoded by the coding sequence GTGCCGTCCCCGTCCGTCGATCGTGGTGTCTCGCCGGTGATCGCGACGGTGCTGCTCGTCGCACTCGTGGTGATCCTGGCGGCGACCGTCGGCGGACTCGTTCTCGGGAGCCTCTCCGAGACGCCCGAACCACCCCCGCAGACACAGGTGACGATCGAGAGCGAGCGGATCGGGAACGGCGTCCCGAAGGACGACGCCTTGGTGTTCGAACACGTCGCCGGCGAGACGTTCGGCCGCGGACAGATCACCGTCACCGTCGGCCCGGACGAAGTGTACAACAACTCGCAGATCGGCGACGTGGGTGGCAGTGGCGACGTCGTGGTCACTCTGGAGGGACTCGTCGTCCAGGTCGACGCCGGGCCGTTCAACGACCTCAACAAACCCGGGTCGGGGCCGCCGGGTGACGCCGACGGCGACTCGGCGAACGTCGTCAACGAGTGGGGCGACGGAATCGACACCGGTGACCGGCTGGTGATTCAGGAACGGAACGCGCCGCAGGCGTACGACGTGATCCAGGCCGGCGAGCGGGTCCGAGTCGTGTGGCGGTCCCCCGACGGCTCGGAGTTCGCCATCGCCGTCGGCACCGTCGGCGAGGACTGA